A single Balneola sp. DNA region contains:
- a CDS encoding tetratricopeptide repeat protein, with product MKLQHLPSFHLLALLLITLIFSSTSLYAQSVENTISAEEVRIVLLEKEVENLSREIEDYQNFLKELYEGKARKHESEFMIIENKIENFITTISLIGSFLVVLLTFLGKNLLVSSVETYFNKQAKNITSKKINSILTEEWIRSEVEEKVKRPIDKAVTKLEKDFKKRSGEIISDSRKALTEIEEVLEIRRAVLEKSGLDNKIGKSSPEDKLKILDFEETLEETKREEDFNADDWFWKGLAEDEREEYNEAIISYSKAIKLNPTSWRAWNNRGYTKIELEKYEEAIEDLNKAIKLDPKKSIGWSNRGVAKMEWGKLEQAISDLDEAIKLDPENSYAWSNRGVARKKIGKSEEAIIDLNEAIRLQQSNSILWSNRGGCKNDLKRFKEAIEDFDKAIELDSKVSNTWNNRGFSKNGLGMYKDAIKDLDKAIELNPKNPYPYAHRSYSYFQLGKLKQAESDSEKAIQLDQNYGRPYHVSGLINQAEGRVDAACEAWKKALELGFQEAQEKLDEFCA from the coding sequence ATGAAACTTCAACACCTCCCTTCATTTCATCTGTTAGCTCTACTACTAATCACCCTTATTTTTTCTAGTACTTCTCTATATGCTCAATCAGTAGAGAATACAATTTCTGCAGAAGAAGTAAGAATAGTATTACTTGAGAAAGAGGTTGAAAATCTGAGTAGAGAAATAGAAGATTATCAGAATTTTCTTAAAGAACTATATGAAGGAAAAGCGCGAAAACATGAGTCGGAGTTCATGATAATTGAAAATAAAATCGAAAATTTTATCACAACTATATCACTAATAGGCTCTTTTTTAGTTGTTCTTTTGACCTTTCTTGGCAAAAATCTACTTGTTAGTTCAGTCGAAACATATTTCAACAAGCAAGCAAAAAATATTACATCTAAAAAAATAAATTCCATTCTTACCGAAGAGTGGATTCGAAGTGAGGTTGAAGAGAAAGTTAAACGTCCAATCGATAAAGCAGTAACCAAGCTTGAAAAAGATTTCAAAAAGAGAAGCGGAGAAATAATTTCCGATTCACGTAAGGCATTAACTGAAATAGAAGAAGTTTTAGAAATTAGAAGAGCAGTGCTTGAAAAAAGTGGACTTGATAACAAGATTGGTAAATCGTCTCCTGAAGACAAATTAAAGATTTTGGATTTTGAAGAAACACTTGAAGAAACTAAACGAGAAGAAGACTTTAATGCAGACGATTGGTTTTGGAAAGGCCTAGCAGAAGATGAAAGAGAAGAGTACAATGAAGCAATTATCTCTTATTCTAAGGCTATTAAGCTGAACCCAACAAGCTGGAGAGCATGGAACAATAGAGGTTACACCAAAATTGAATTAGAGAAATATGAAGAAGCAATAGAAGATTTGAATAAAGCAATTAAGTTAGATCCAAAAAAATCGATTGGCTGGAGCAATAGAGGGGTCGCTAAAATGGAATGGGGCAAACTTGAGCAGGCTATTAGTGATTTAGATGAAGCTATTAAACTGGACCCCGAAAACTCATATGCGTGGAGCAATAGAGGGGTTGCTAGAAAAAAGATTGGGAAATCTGAAGAAGCTATTATTGATTTAAATGAAGCAATAAGACTACAACAGAGCAACTCTATTTTATGGAGTAATAGAGGTGGCTGTAAAAATGATCTAAAAAGATTTAAGGAAGCAATTGAAGACTTTGACAAAGCTATTGAGCTGGACTCAAAGGTCAGTAATACATGGAATAATAGAGGTTTTTCAAAAAATGGACTAGGTATGTATAAAGATGCCATTAAAGATTTAGATAAAGCTATTGAACTAAATCCAAAAAACCCTTACCCATATGCGCATCGTTCTTACTCGTATTTTCAATTAGGCAAACTTAAGCAAGCAGAATCGGATAGTGAAAAAGCAATACAGCTTGACCAAAATTATGGACGCCCATACCATGTATCTGGGTTGATTAATCAAGCTGAAGGTAGGGTAGATGCAGCATGTGAAGCATGGAAAAAAGCTTTGGAACTTGGTTTTCAAGAAGCTCAGGAAAAGCTCGATGAATTTTGCGCATAA
- a CDS encoding VWA domain-containing protein — translation MEWANPEWFWALLVLPVLLGVYLYRFFTKKRASLTFSSTSIFDGITGNWKAHLHWLNLLLYLGGVTLLILAMARPQLKLTTVERNAEGIDIVMVLDMSSSMRAEDLKPNRFEAAREVATGFVEKRISDRIGLVTFAMKSFTVCPPTLDYRLLKQLIGEVEMGVIEDGTAIGMGIATAINRLKDSETQSKIIILLTDGQNNAGEIDPVTAADLAVTYGIKIYTIGAGTRGTAPYPVQDPIFGRRYQNIPVNIDEEMLTSVAELTGGKYYRATDTEQLFNIYDEIDQLEKSKVEEIIYTDYEDQYPLYLQLSILLLLIGFLIDRVWLKTLVQY, via the coding sequence ATGGAATGGGCTAATCCTGAATGGTTTTGGGCATTATTGGTACTTCCTGTACTCCTGGGAGTATATCTATATCGTTTTTTTACCAAGAAAAGAGCCTCTCTTACCTTTTCTTCTACCTCCATTTTTGATGGGATAACCGGAAACTGGAAAGCACATCTCCATTGGTTGAACCTCCTTCTTTATCTGGGTGGAGTTACCCTCCTCATTTTGGCTATGGCGCGCCCTCAGCTAAAGCTAACTACTGTTGAGCGAAATGCGGAAGGTATCGATATAGTGATGGTGTTGGATATGTCATCTTCGATGAGAGCAGAGGATTTAAAACCAAACCGATTCGAAGCAGCAAGGGAAGTAGCTACCGGATTTGTAGAAAAAAGAATTTCGGATAGGATTGGTCTGGTTACCTTTGCGATGAAGAGCTTTACCGTTTGCCCCCCTACCCTTGACTACCGTCTGCTAAAACAACTCATTGGAGAAGTAGAAATGGGAGTAATCGAAGATGGAACAGCTATTGGAATGGGTATTGCGACTGCCATAAACCGACTCAAAGACAGTGAGACCCAAAGCAAGATTATTATCCTACTTACCGATGGTCAAAATAATGCCGGAGAAATCGACCCGGTAACTGCAGCTGACCTTGCGGTGACCTATGGAATTAAAATCTACACTATCGGAGCTGGCACAAGGGGAACTGCTCCATACCCGGTACAGGATCCCATTTTTGGACGTCGTTATCAGAACATTCCAGTGAACATTGATGAAGAAATGCTCACGAGTGTTGCGGAGCTTACAGGAGGAAAATACTATCGAGCTACAGATACTGAACAGCTTTTTAACATTTATGATGAAATCGATCAACTTGAAAAATCTAAAGTAGAAGAAATCATCTACACAGATTACGAAGACCAATATCCACTCTACCTGCAGCTTTCAATACTGCTGCTTCTCATTGGTTTTTTAATTGATCGGGTATGGCTTAAAACACTAGTCCAGTATTAG
- a CDS encoding threonylcarbamoyl-AMP synthase: MADISKYITLIKSGHPVAFPTETVYGLGADAWNPSAIARVFEIKGRPSDNPLIVHVSSVEQANDFVEEITETAKVLMDSFWPGPLSLVLKKKTKVLDAITAGLGTVAIRMPDHPMALELIAQTGPLVAPSANTSGKPSPTKAEHVRQDFGKGFPVIDGEATKIGLESTVIDLTGERPAILRPGSISRKQIEEALGMDVEESFFHHMERPKSPGQKYSHYKPKAEVRWLTEEDDLSDPSTLFLLQEGELKADNLIYYRGNLEQMARELYDRFRQADLEGFRKVVIESIEDSDNSVSSALKNRLDRAIQK; the protein is encoded by the coding sequence ATGGCTGATATCTCCAAATACATAACCCTTATTAAGTCCGGACACCCCGTTGCTTTCCCCACAGAAACGGTATACGGACTAGGTGCAGATGCATGGAATCCTTCAGCCATAGCTAGAGTATTCGAGATAAAAGGCCGCCCTTCTGATAATCCCCTTATTGTTCATGTTTCCAGCGTTGAACAAGCAAATGATTTTGTAGAGGAAATCACTGAAACCGCAAAAGTCCTTATGGATAGTTTTTGGCCTGGCCCTCTTTCGTTGGTTCTAAAAAAGAAAACCAAGGTGCTGGATGCAATCACCGCTGGTTTAGGTACTGTAGCTATCAGAATGCCCGACCATCCCATGGCTCTGGAATTAATCGCTCAAACCGGGCCATTAGTAGCCCCTAGCGCCAATACTTCCGGAAAACCAAGCCCTACTAAAGCAGAACATGTTCGCCAGGATTTTGGAAAAGGCTTTCCTGTTATTGATGGAGAAGCCACTAAGATTGGCCTCGAATCAACGGTGATTGACTTAACAGGAGAAAGACCGGCCATTCTGCGGCCCGGCAGCATCAGTCGAAAACAAATTGAAGAAGCGCTTGGTATGGATGTGGAAGAGTCCTTTTTCCACCATATGGAACGCCCAAAAAGCCCTGGTCAAAAATACTCCCACTATAAACCAAAGGCCGAAGTACGTTGGTTGACAGAAGAAGATGATCTTTCTGATCCCTCTACCCTTTTCCTTCTTCAGGAAGGTGAGTTAAAGGCTGATAATCTTATCTACTACCGAGGCAATTTGGAACAGATGGCCAGAGAGTTATATGATCGGTTTAGGCAAGCAGATTTGGAAGGGTTTAGGAAGGTTGTGATTGAGTCCATTGAAGATTCGGACAATTCAGTCAGCTCAGCACTTAAAAACCGCCTGGATAGAGCAATACAAAAGTAA
- the mfd gene encoding transcription-repair coupling factor: MSLENIRSLISKSPSVAAYSTAIKENNKLALKGSIGSFLPFLIAEQSKSYKNLLLITDTDEDERFLKSDLSILIEKGIVHFPSTHLKPYDNEQIVDSSLLVQRSEALQEIQEGNAAISIASAEGIFEKVAPPSVLDSVSILLSKGDEIDLEKLRTDLVDQGYQPVRFVDQPGEYAIRGGILDVFPFSGEYPLRFEFFGDEIDSIREFDADSQRSISFLNQTRIVPNLSDLPDTEKTSLLHYFSQDTLVILKNPALIFAALKEKFQQAEERFEHLNKEDAASPDQLFVSKEEFEQELTKFSNTVITGNQASSSEKIPSHSFELKPQPDFHGNFKLLRENIEGNSEKGVRTIILCDNNGQKTRFEELLGEPTPTLNYELVVESLHEGFIYPESKLALYTDHQIFNRYHRPKVRKRRYSGGISFKELKDLSIGDYVVHVDYGIGKFAGFKKIKVKEIEQEVVVLRYQEESLLYVNVSSLHKLQKYSGKEGTAPRITKLGSGEWARKKAQTKKKVKDIARELIQLYAKRKMQKAYAFSGDQGWQTELEARFEYEETPDQDEAIKAVKTDMESSQPMDRLVCGDVGFGKTEVAVRAAFKAVMDNKQVGVLVPTTILAEQHAKTFTKRMKEFPVRIEALSRFKTKAEQSKVIEELKEGNMDIVIGTHRLLSKDVKFHDLGLIIVDEEQRFGVSAKEKLKEFRASVDVLTLTATPIPRTLQFSLMGARDLSVINTPPPNRQPVYTEIHSFNEELIRDAILQEMSRGGQVFFIHNRVKNIEEVADMIRRLVPDTRVRFGHGQMSGPQLEKIIGDFYQHKFDVLVSTNIVENGIDISNANTIIINNANNFGLAELHQLRGRVGRSNRKAFCYLITPPIETLTPEARKRLLALEEFSDLGSGFNIAMRDLDIRGAGDILGGEQSGFINDIGFDLYTKILNDAVRELKESEFSDLFEGVEAEVDLPETTVEFDASALLPQEYVADNVERLNLYRKLSQSKSEKEIEEWKEEIQDRFGPVPKEAETLILASKIKLFASRNFFIKVTIRAGRMWCVCPKTGSELGDQYFQSGRFQKTLEKMEKLKPELFQVIQKNDTVRFAIQDIPDYEAALAFLKSLAE, translated from the coding sequence ATGTCTCTGGAGAACATACGCTCCTTAATTTCAAAAAGTCCTTCCGTTGCAGCTTACTCAACTGCTATTAAAGAGAATAATAAATTGGCTCTTAAGGGCAGTATAGGCTCTTTTTTGCCCTTTCTTATTGCAGAACAAAGCAAAAGTTATAAGAACTTACTCCTTATCACTGATACCGACGAAGACGAGCGTTTCTTGAAATCAGATCTTTCCATTCTAATAGAAAAAGGGATTGTTCACTTTCCATCTACACACCTAAAGCCATACGATAATGAGCAAATTGTAGATTCTTCATTATTAGTGCAGCGGTCGGAAGCGTTGCAAGAAATACAGGAAGGAAATGCAGCTATTTCTATTGCTTCAGCAGAAGGTATATTTGAAAAAGTGGCCCCTCCTTCTGTATTGGATTCGGTAAGCATACTACTTTCAAAAGGAGATGAAATTGACCTTGAAAAATTGCGGACTGACCTTGTGGATCAGGGCTACCAACCCGTCCGATTCGTAGACCAGCCTGGTGAGTATGCAATTAGAGGTGGAATTTTGGATGTGTTTCCTTTTTCGGGTGAGTATCCACTACGTTTTGAATTTTTTGGAGATGAAATTGACTCAATTCGTGAGTTTGATGCCGATTCTCAACGTTCGATTTCTTTTTTAAATCAGACAAGGATTGTCCCTAACCTCTCTGATCTACCAGATACAGAGAAAACTTCTTTGCTCCACTACTTTAGTCAGGATACACTGGTCATTCTTAAAAATCCTGCACTAATTTTTGCTGCGCTTAAGGAAAAATTCCAGCAAGCGGAAGAACGATTCGAACATCTGAATAAAGAAGATGCAGCTAGTCCGGATCAACTTTTTGTTTCTAAGGAAGAGTTTGAACAAGAACTCACAAAGTTTTCTAATACCGTAATCACAGGAAATCAGGCAAGTTCTTCTGAAAAAATTCCTTCGCATTCATTTGAGTTAAAGCCTCAACCCGATTTTCATGGAAATTTCAAACTGCTAAGGGAAAACATTGAAGGGAATTCTGAAAAAGGTGTTCGAACCATTATCCTGTGTGATAACAATGGACAGAAAACACGGTTTGAAGAATTACTTGGAGAACCTACCCCTACCCTTAATTACGAATTGGTGGTAGAGTCACTCCACGAAGGTTTTATCTATCCGGAATCAAAATTAGCTCTTTATACGGATCACCAGATTTTCAACCGGTACCATCGACCCAAGGTTAGAAAGAGAAGATACTCGGGGGGAATATCTTTCAAAGAACTCAAAGATTTGAGCATAGGCGATTATGTTGTACATGTCGATTATGGGATAGGAAAGTTTGCAGGCTTCAAAAAAATCAAAGTAAAAGAGATAGAACAGGAAGTAGTTGTTCTTCGGTATCAGGAAGAATCACTCCTTTATGTGAATGTTTCCAGTCTTCATAAGCTTCAAAAATATTCAGGTAAAGAAGGCACTGCTCCAAGGATAACTAAACTAGGATCTGGAGAATGGGCTCGGAAAAAAGCCCAAACGAAGAAAAAAGTAAAAGATATTGCCAGAGAGCTTATTCAGCTTTATGCAAAGCGTAAAATGCAAAAAGCGTATGCATTTTCAGGAGATCAGGGATGGCAAACAGAGCTTGAAGCACGATTTGAATACGAAGAAACACCAGATCAGGATGAAGCCATTAAAGCGGTAAAAACAGATATGGAAAGTTCTCAACCTATGGATCGCTTAGTATGTGGCGATGTTGGGTTTGGAAAAACTGAAGTAGCCGTCCGGGCTGCATTCAAAGCAGTAATGGATAATAAACAGGTCGGAGTATTAGTTCCCACCACCATTCTCGCTGAGCAGCATGCCAAGACCTTCACAAAAAGGATGAAGGAATTCCCTGTTAGGATTGAAGCTCTTTCCCGATTCAAAACCAAAGCGGAACAATCGAAAGTGATTGAAGAGCTGAAAGAAGGCAATATGGATATTGTGATTGGTACACATCGCTTGCTTTCTAAGGATGTGAAATTCCATGATCTTGGGCTTATCATTGTTGACGAAGAACAACGTTTTGGGGTATCTGCAAAAGAAAAATTGAAGGAATTCAGAGCTTCAGTAGACGTACTCACCCTTACCGCAACCCCTATTCCAAGAACTCTCCAGTTTTCATTAATGGGTGCACGGGATCTAAGTGTAATCAATACTCCTCCTCCAAACCGCCAACCGGTTTATACAGAGATTCACAGCTTTAATGAAGAGCTAATTCGTGATGCCATCCTACAGGAAATGAGCCGTGGCGGTCAGGTATTCTTCATTCACAACAGGGTTAAAAATATTGAAGAAGTAGCCGATATGATTCGAAGGCTGGTTCCTGATACAAGAGTTCGCTTTGGGCATGGGCAGATGAGTGGGCCTCAACTGGAAAAGATCATTGGAGATTTTTACCAGCACAAGTTTGATGTATTGGTATCGACTAACATCGTAGAAAATGGAATAGATATTTCGAATGCTAATACCATCATTATTAACAATGCGAACAACTTTGGACTAGCAGAACTTCATCAGCTAAGAGGTAGAGTTGGACGGTCGAACCGTAAAGCTTTTTGCTATCTCATCACCCCTCCTATTGAGACCTTAACCCCTGAAGCAAGGAAACGCCTTCTTGCGCTGGAAGAATTTTCAGATTTAGGATCAGGATTCAACATTGCAATGCGTGATTTAGATATTCGTGGAGCCGGAGATATTTTAGGTGGAGAGCAAAGCGGATTTATCAATGATATAGGTTTCGATTTATATACCAAGATCCTGAATGATGCAGTACGCGAATTAAAGGAATCCGAGTTCTCTGATTTATTTGAAGGAGTTGAAGCAGAAGTAGATTTACCTGAAACCACGGTTGAGTTTGATGCATCGGCCCTCCTTCCACAGGAATATGTAGCCGACAATGTAGAACGACTGAACCTTTATCGAAAGCTTTCTCAATCTAAGTCAGAGAAAGAGATTGAAGAATGGAAGGAAGAAATTCAGGATCGTTTTGGCCCTGTCCCAAAAGAAGCAGAAACACTCATTTTAGCTAGCAAAATCAAGCTTTTTGCATCTAGAAACTTCTTTATTAAAGTGACAATCAGAGCCGGTAGAATGTGGTGTGTTTGTCCTAAAACCGGAAGTGAATTAGGAGACCAATATTTCCAAAGCGGTCGTTTTCAAAAGACATTGGAGAAAATGGAGAAGCTTAAGCCAGAGCTATTCCAGGTTATTCAGAAAAATGATACCGTTCGCTTTGCTATCCAGGACATCCCCGATTATGAAGCAGCACTTGCTTTTCTAAAGAGCCTGGCAGAATAA
- a CDS encoding DUF4174 domain-containing protein — translation MNPAFLLLCITFSMTLYSSINAQNLSNHRWENRVLILVTDDLENEYYQKQLKELEGNEEKLKERKLTIYRVWEGQYKIGLEDQNGWYSVLDDNFSKLTTLSDSEFEIILIGLDGGVKVRETETIEVEKLFAIIDSMPMRAQEIRNSY, via the coding sequence ATGAATCCTGCATTCCTACTACTCTGCATTACATTTTCAATGACTTTATACAGCTCTATTAACGCGCAGAATCTATCTAATCACCGTTGGGAGAATAGAGTTCTAATTCTCGTCACAGATGATTTAGAAAACGAATACTATCAAAAGCAGCTTAAAGAGTTGGAAGGAAACGAAGAGAAATTGAAAGAACGGAAGTTGACTATTTATAGGGTTTGGGAAGGCCAATATAAAATCGGACTCGAAGATCAAAATGGATGGTATTCAGTCTTAGATGACAATTTTTCCAAATTGACAACTCTCTCGGATTCAGAGTTTGAAATTATCCTTATTGGTTTGGATGGGGGTGTTAAAGTAAGAGAAACTGAGACAATAGAAGTCGAGAAACTATTCGCCATTATTGATTCGATGCCAATGCGAGCGCAAGAGATTCGCAATTCTTACTGA
- a CDS encoding DUF11 domain-containing protein has protein sequence MKTKLILLALLCLGSTVQVLAQQQNGVSSILQVYNITTNEAGEEIATETTEVRPGDLIEYRLTYTNNLGNSISQLMPVLPIPIGMEYLLETASPSLEGASLSNTGNTFQRLPLTRQVRQPDGTTVTEEVPGREYRRLRWLVPSLDAGEQVILVARVKVIDN, from the coding sequence ATGAAAACTAAGTTAATTCTCTTGGCATTGCTATGTCTGGGTTCAACTGTACAAGTTTTAGCTCAGCAGCAAAACGGAGTCTCATCAATTCTCCAAGTTTACAATATCACCACTAACGAAGCTGGTGAAGAAATAGCAACCGAAACTACTGAAGTAAGACCGGGTGATCTCATCGAATACCGGCTTACCTACACAAACAATTTGGGCAATAGCATATCGCAGCTCATGCCTGTACTTCCAATTCCGATAGGGATGGAGTACTTGCTTGAGACCGCAAGCCCAAGCTTAGAGGGAGCCAGCCTCTCCAATACTGGCAACACTTTCCAACGACTACCCTTAACTCGTCAAGTGCGACAACCTGACGGAACCACAGTGACTGAAGAGGTTCCGGGGCGCGAATACCGCCGACTACGCTGGTTGGTTCCGTCACTCGATGCGGGGGAACAAGTCATTCTTGTCGCCAGAGTTAAGGTGATAGATAACTAG
- a CDS encoding RNA polymerase sigma-70 factor produces the protein MNPSELKIWIAEIKKSNRLAFSNFFRESYGTYVAYAQRYVYSKDASADIVQEAFIKLWEVRDQLEAHKSLKAFMYTIVRNLALNYIRDHESRYTELDEENLSIHQEEKKDSGEDHSSESLFQVLISRLPERQKEAFELSRFDGLQHDEIAQIMSVSPRTVNNHIVAALKTLRDEYEKETSKVMAL, from the coding sequence ATGAATCCTTCTGAACTTAAAATTTGGATCGCTGAGATAAAAAAAAGCAACCGCCTAGCCTTCTCTAATTTCTTTAGAGAATCCTACGGTACCTACGTTGCCTATGCGCAACGATACGTCTATTCAAAAGACGCTTCAGCAGATATCGTTCAGGAAGCATTCATAAAGTTATGGGAAGTTCGGGACCAGCTCGAAGCCCATAAATCTCTTAAGGCATTCATGTACACCATAGTCAGAAATCTGGCTTTGAATTATATCAGAGATCACGAATCCAGATATACAGAGTTGGATGAGGAGAATCTCTCTATTCATCAAGAGGAGAAAAAGGATTCCGGAGAAGACCATTCTTCGGAATCCCTTTTTCAGGTTCTTATTTCACGACTACCGGAACGGCAAAAAGAAGCTTTTGAGCTCAGCCGCTTCGATGGGTTACAACATGATGAAATAGCTCAAATTATGAGTGTATCTCCCAGAACGGTGAACAATCATATTGTAGCTGCCTTAAAAACACTTAGAGATGAATATGAAAAAGAAACATCAAAGGTGATGGCATTATGA
- a CDS encoding DUF58 domain-containing protein — protein MISKEVLKKIRKLEIQTKGLVNTLFGGEYQSAFKGRGMAFSEVRAYNYGDDIRQIDWNVTARTGDPYIKIFEEEREQTLMLCVDISASGVFGSHSQRKMDVAIEISAVLAFSAIKNGDKVGLVLFSDGIEKVVPPKKGRTHVLRLIRELYTTRPKGRGTDIAEALGYVNRLLDRRAIVVLASDFQDEDYEKQLRITNQKHDLVSIIINDPFEDELPNIGLVPFRDAESDREILIDTSNKSVRTQYAKKKRAHKAKLDEALLKMKVDAVNVSTNKSYVRPLMNFFQRRMNRY, from the coding sequence ATGATTTCAAAAGAAGTATTAAAGAAAATTCGCAAGCTCGAAATCCAGACTAAGGGTCTTGTGAATACTCTGTTTGGCGGTGAATACCAATCTGCCTTTAAAGGCCGGGGAATGGCGTTTTCGGAGGTTAGAGCTTACAATTACGGTGATGATATTCGCCAAATTGACTGGAATGTAACCGCCCGAACAGGCGATCCTTACATCAAAATTTTCGAGGAAGAAAGAGAGCAAACACTCATGCTTTGTGTAGATATTTCGGCAAGTGGAGTGTTCGGAAGTCATAGCCAGAGGAAGATGGATGTAGCGATTGAAATCTCTGCGGTTCTTGCGTTTAGCGCGATTAAAAATGGCGATAAAGTGGGACTAGTTTTGTTCAGTGATGGCATTGAAAAGGTAGTTCCCCCTAAAAAAGGAAGAACCCACGTTCTTCGTTTGATTAGAGAACTTTATACTACGCGACCAAAGGGTCGGGGTACGGATATAGCTGAGGCACTTGGCTATGTAAATCGGTTGTTAGACCGACGAGCCATCGTTGTATTAGCTTCGGATTTTCAGGATGAGGACTATGAAAAGCAGTTACGGATCACTAATCAAAAACATGATTTGGTAAGTATCATTATTAACGATCCGTTTGAGGATGAGCTACCAAATATCGGATTAGTACCTTTTAGAGATGCGGAATCGGACAGAGAAATCCTTATCGACACCTCCAACAAATCGGTAAGAACTCAATACGCAAAAAAGAAAAGAGCTCACAAGGCGAAACTAGATGAAGCTCTTCTCAAAATGAAGGTAGATGCGGTTAATGTAAGTACAAATAAGTCTTACGTTCGCCCATTAATGAATTTCTTCCAGCGAAGAATGAATAGGTACTAG